One genomic window of Mucilaginibacter sp. SJ includes the following:
- the miaE gene encoding tRNA-(ms[2]io[6]A)-hydroxylase: protein MSEKTILKLQLPTDPLWVKNVVESNIEEILTDHAFCEQKAASNAITLIVQNPNLSELVQEMALLVQEEMDHFKRVHDIILERGYILGRERKDNYVNELRKFIITGGGREAQLIDRLLFSAMIEARSCERFKVLSENINDEQLATFYHELMVSEATHYSMFIRLAKKYAEEIDVEARWKQFLEYEAQVIQNYGKSETIHG from the coding sequence GTGAGTGAGAAAACCATCTTAAAACTGCAGTTGCCTACCGATCCGCTTTGGGTTAAAAACGTGGTAGAGAGCAATATTGAAGAAATTTTGACCGACCATGCTTTTTGTGAACAAAAGGCAGCCAGCAATGCCATTACGCTTATTGTTCAAAATCCCAACCTGAGCGAATTGGTACAGGAAATGGCCCTGCTGGTGCAGGAAGAAATGGATCATTTTAAACGCGTACATGATATTATATTGGAACGCGGTTATATCCTCGGCCGCGAGCGGAAGGATAACTATGTGAACGAGCTCAGAAAATTTATCATCACAGGCGGTGGCCGCGAAGCCCAGCTGATTGACAGGCTGCTATTTTCGGCTATGATAGAAGCCAGGAGCTGTGAACGCTTTAAAGTACTGTCTGAAAATATTAATGACGAACAGTTGGCCACCTTTTACCACGAACTAATGGTAAGCGAAGCAACCCACTACTCCATGTTTATTCGGCTGGCCAAAAAATACGCTGAAGAAATTGATGTTGAAGCCCGCTGGAAACAATTCCTGGAGTATGAAGCCCAGGTAATTCAGAACTATGGTAAGAGTGAAACTATTCATGGGTAA
- a CDS encoding acyltransferase family protein → MTLADSTTKQHIQQVDYIRAIASLAVTLFHLGGKSLPGLRYGWLGVQMFFLLSGFIICWAIPENYSWALFPKYILKRITRIEPPYIASILLTILAGYLLNANYRPDISNILTHLAYINNFIGRPYLNPVYWTLGIEFQYYLFIGIFFPIIIKKWGVISLPLICLLPLFIPVPGSTLLSVFPFFALGILYYLYLTGKKGVAEISIYGAAVSAFGFYSAGWLPMVTGLLALVLIILPLKRHPAIAFFSKISFSLYLTHDVVGSSLVAFIGMHLPKTVGFRAFEFLTGIAVSISFAYLFYRLVELPCLRLSKRIRY, encoded by the coding sequence ATGACATTAGCAGATAGTACGACCAAACAACATATCCAGCAGGTTGATTATATCAGGGCTATAGCTTCATTGGCGGTAACTTTGTTTCACCTTGGCGGCAAATCATTGCCAGGCTTGCGCTATGGCTGGCTGGGTGTGCAGATGTTTTTCCTGTTGTCCGGCTTTATAATTTGCTGGGCTATTCCTGAAAATTATAGCTGGGCCTTGTTCCCCAAATATATTTTAAAAAGAATAACACGCATTGAGCCTCCTTACATAGCCTCCATATTATTAACCATTTTAGCCGGGTATTTATTAAATGCAAATTATCGGCCTGATATCAGTAACATATTAACCCACTTAGCTTATATCAACAATTTTATTGGTCGCCCGTATTTGAACCCGGTTTACTGGACGCTGGGAATTGAGTTTCAATATTACCTGTTCATCGGCATTTTCTTTCCGATTATTATAAAAAAGTGGGGCGTCATCTCCCTGCCCCTGATTTGCTTACTGCCTTTATTTATACCCGTACCCGGATCAACCCTATTAAGCGTTTTTCCGTTTTTTGCTCTTGGGATATTATATTACCTGTACCTAACAGGTAAAAAAGGGGTGGCTGAAATTTCGATATATGGCGCAGCTGTAAGCGCTTTTGGTTTTTATAGTGCAGGGTGGCTTCCGATGGTCACCGGCCTTCTTGCACTTGTCCTTATAATACTGCCTTTAAAGCGCCACCCTGCTATTGCATTTTTTTCCAAAATCTCTTTTTCGCTATACCTTACCCATGATGTTGTTGGGAGCAGTCTTGTAGCTTTTATCGGTATGCACCTGCCAAAAACAGTTGGATTCAGGGCGTTTGAATTTTTAACAGGTATTGCTGTTAGTATCAGTTTTGCTTACCTGTTTTATCGCCTGGTGGAGCTGCCCTGTTTACGGCTATCCAAACGGATCAGGTACTAA
- a CDS encoding SAM-dependent methyltransferase has product MPYGTLYLIPVPLADDAAAKSFTPYLTDTINSIKEYIVENEKTARRFLKEAGLKTPQSELIIHDYGKHNRDMSKADFFKGLQAGNDVGLMSEAGCPGVADPGAGIVDKAHRMGIKVVPLVGPSSILLALMASGFSGQSFAFYGYLPIDKVLRAKKIKELENTAVKLDQTQLFIETPFRNNPMLEEILKTGNPKTKLCIACDLTAATEFVQTKTIAEWQKKVPDLHKRPTIFLLYHSNK; this is encoded by the coding sequence ATGCCCTATGGAACCCTTTATTTAATTCCCGTACCGCTGGCCGATGACGCCGCTGCAAAATCATTTACGCCATACCTTACTGATACCATAAACAGTATCAAGGAGTACATCGTCGAGAATGAAAAAACCGCCCGTCGCTTTTTAAAAGAGGCCGGCTTGAAAACCCCGCAAAGCGAGCTGATAATCCATGATTATGGCAAGCATAACCGCGACATGAGCAAGGCTGATTTTTTTAAAGGCCTGCAGGCAGGTAATGATGTTGGGCTGATGAGTGAAGCCGGCTGTCCCGGTGTCGCTGATCCCGGTGCCGGGATTGTGGATAAAGCCCATCGCATGGGTATTAAGGTTGTGCCTTTGGTTGGGCCAAGCTCCATTTTGCTGGCGCTGATGGCTTCAGGCTTCAGCGGCCAAAGTTTTGCATTTTACGGCTACCTGCCTATTGATAAAGTGCTTCGTGCTAAAAAGATCAAAGAGTTGGAAAATACAGCTGTTAAGCTTGATCAAACTCAGCTATTTATCGAAACGCCTTTCCGCAATAACCCCATGCTGGAGGAGATCCTGAAAACAGGCAATCCCAAAACCAAGCTTTGCATAGCCTGCGACCTGACCGCCGCAACCGAGTTTGTGCAAACCAAAACCATTGCCGAATGGCAAAAGAAAGTGCCTGATCTGCACAAGCGCCCAACCATCTTTTTACTCTATCACAGCAATAAATGA
- a CDS encoding LytR/AlgR family response regulator transcription factor gives MVLKCIAIDDEPLALRLISEYVSRFPALQMVNTFEDAITGAEFLKSTPIDLLFVDINMPDVTGIDLVRSLQAKPMVIFTTAYKKFAYEGFELEALDYILKPIDIKRFTKAVEKAVDYYKYKNKPADAETDESLYVYSEYRMVKIDLDTIEYIESMEDYIKIHITNDKTILTLIPMKKVLEKLPSAKFQRIHRSYIVPVNKIRSIQNRKVRLTNVELPVSESYNDFARNWSKQK, from the coding sequence ATGGTGCTTAAATGTATAGCCATTGATGATGAACCGCTGGCCTTAAGGCTTATAAGCGAATATGTATCACGCTTCCCGGCACTACAAATGGTTAATACTTTTGAAGATGCTATAACCGGTGCCGAATTTTTAAAAAGCACCCCAATAGATCTTCTTTTTGTTGATATCAACATGCCCGATGTTACCGGCATTGACCTTGTGCGCTCGTTGCAGGCAAAACCCATGGTAATATTTACTACCGCCTATAAAAAATTTGCGTATGAGGGTTTTGAACTGGAAGCGCTTGATTATATTTTAAAACCGATAGATATTAAGCGCTTTACCAAAGCCGTTGAAAAAGCTGTTGATTATTATAAATATAAAAACAAGCCTGCCGATGCCGAAACCGATGAAAGCCTGTATGTATACTCCGAATACCGCATGGTTAAAATAGACCTGGACACTATTGAATACATTGAAAGTATGGAGGATTATATCAAGATCCATATCACTAATGATAAAACCATCCTTACGCTGATACCCATGAAAAAGGTATTGGAGAAATTGCCTTCCGCCAAATTTCAGCGCATTCACCGCAGCTATATCGTACCTGTCAACAAGATCCGGTCTATCCAAAACCGTAAGGTGCGGCTTACAAATGTTGAGCTGCCGGTAAGCGAAAGCTATAATGATTTTGCACGCAACTGGTCGAAACAGAAGTAA
- a CDS encoding sensor histidine kinase, which produces MSRFKVFSVVIHIAGWLLFMAFPLVFLNTRGQYNNTITSFLQKPAYWVFCITYIALFYSNAYLFIPHFFLKKRYAIYSIICIALLACIYVLHPFDNLLRSTEGRRMHNGMTVPGPPIFDRPRLGDKGSDTPHRFDNPPYFHPDSLERRNGFGPRTRPMKSLDSTSLFIFLMIMALSTATKTVQQWQLTEQRAARAEADKTSAELSFLKAQINPHFLFNTLNNIYMLASIKDDNAADSIMKLSNIMRYVTDDVTEDFVPLQSEIDCISDYIELQRLRIGKNTIVNFEVGGEIDEKKIAPLVMMTFIENVFKYGVSKREPAAIDIRINIHERIISFYCKNRIFGVQKSDYQRTGIGINNTKQRLKHLYPGRHLLNISSLNNEYIVQLTLQT; this is translated from the coding sequence ATGTCGCGTTTTAAAGTATTTTCGGTTGTTATACATATTGCCGGCTGGTTGCTGTTCATGGCCTTTCCGCTGGTTTTTTTAAATACCCGGGGCCAGTACAACAACACTATTACTTCTTTTTTGCAAAAACCGGCTTACTGGGTATTTTGTATCACTTATATCGCCCTTTTTTATAGCAATGCCTACCTGTTTATTCCTCATTTCTTTTTAAAAAAGCGATATGCGATCTATAGCATCATTTGTATTGCTTTATTAGCATGCATTTATGTGCTTCACCCGTTCGACAACTTGCTGCGCAGCACCGAAGGCCGGAGAATGCACAACGGGATGACGGTGCCCGGCCCGCCGATATTTGACCGGCCCCGCTTAGGCGATAAGGGCTCCGATACGCCACACCGATTTGACAACCCGCCATATTTTCATCCAGACTCATTGGAGCGAAGAAATGGTTTCGGCCCCCGCACCAGGCCTATGAAATCCCTGGATAGCACCAGCCTGTTTATTTTCCTGATGATCATGGCGTTAAGCACAGCCACAAAAACGGTGCAGCAATGGCAGCTTACCGAACAGCGTGCTGCCCGTGCCGAAGCCGATAAAACCAGCGCCGAGCTGTCATTCCTGAAAGCGCAGATCAACCCGCATTTCCTGTTCAATACACTCAATAATATTTACATGCTTGCTTCGATAAAAGATGATAATGCGGCTGATAGCATCATGAAGCTCTCGAACATTATGCGCTATGTTACTGATGATGTTACCGAAGATTTCGTGCCGCTACAAAGCGAAATTGATTGCATCAGCGATTATATCGAACTGCAGCGCCTTCGCATCGGTAAAAACACAATAGTAAATTTTGAAGTAGGGGGAGAAATCGACGAAAAAAAAATCGCCCCTCTCGTAATGATGACTTTTATTGAAAATGTTTTTAAATATGGCGTAAGCAAGCGCGAACCTGCGGCTATAGATATCAGGATCAATATTCATGAGCGCATTATTTCATTTTACTGCAAAAACCGGATCTTTGGTGTGCAGAAAAGTGATTACCAGCGTACCGGCATAGGCATAAACAACACCAAACAGCGCCTGAAACATTTATATCCCGGCAGGCATTTGTTAAATATAAGCAGTCTGAATAATGAGTATATTGTTCAACTTACTTTACAAACTTAA
- a CDS encoding FAD-dependent monooxygenase: MTISQQHAPVVIVGAGPSGLMMAAQLLRYGVQPVIIDSKRGPTTHSKALAVQARSMEIYRQMGVIDKVLNDGKRGGGVQFNQDGEEVAGLSLANVGETQTAFPFIQMYPQSKNERLLLDFITLNCCPVYWNTSLLSLSQNSDKVTLRLQSGEEKQTITCDWLVAADGAHSTVRKRLNVPFNGDTYQHQFYLADIKIEADFGDKVNLFLSKKGFAGFFPMPDERSYRVVGNLPDVFDKKDELQIEEVLPHLRDVTQQQLIVEHTNWFTIYRLHHRMADKFREQRCFLIGDAAHIHSPVGGQGMNTGLQDAYNLAWKLAGVVNNQLKVSVLDSYAQERMPVAKELLNTTDRIFKMILSRNWFINLLKKYLLPVVLKWAWGKPNLREAFFKRVSQTGISYRDSTINLNLSPASQIKAGDRLPYLKVFDEKREVETDLHEWCSKPGFTLICLGKLKELDLFTIAKWITQNYGANLNFFYLPPSVKNQHIFDAFDIKANQKKALIIRPDMHIGFLNDVVDIDMMDNHLLNVVGVKPIIVHGS; encoded by the coding sequence ATGACCATAAGCCAGCAGCATGCCCCGGTTGTAATAGTAGGCGCGGGCCCATCGGGTTTGATGATGGCCGCCCAACTTTTACGCTATGGTGTGCAGCCGGTAATTATTGACAGCAAGCGGGGACCAACCACACATTCAAAGGCACTTGCCGTTCAGGCACGGTCTATGGAGATTTACCGGCAGATGGGCGTTATTGATAAAGTGCTCAATGATGGTAAACGGGGAGGGGGTGTACAGTTTAACCAGGACGGTGAAGAGGTTGCCGGTCTTTCACTTGCCAATGTTGGTGAAACGCAAACCGCTTTTCCATTTATCCAGATGTATCCGCAGAGCAAAAACGAACGGTTATTACTGGATTTTATTACCCTCAACTGCTGCCCGGTATACTGGAACACATCACTACTGTCACTAAGTCAGAATTCGGATAAGGTAACACTCAGGCTGCAAAGCGGCGAGGAGAAACAAACCATTACCTGCGATTGGCTGGTTGCCGCAGATGGTGCCCATAGCACTGTGCGCAAGCGACTGAATGTTCCTTTTAATGGGGATACCTACCAGCATCAATTTTATTTGGCCGATATAAAAATAGAGGCTGACTTTGGCGATAAAGTTAACCTGTTCCTTTCAAAAAAAGGTTTCGCAGGCTTTTTTCCTATGCCTGATGAGCGAAGCTATCGTGTGGTTGGTAATCTGCCCGATGTGTTTGATAAAAAGGACGAGCTTCAAATTGAAGAGGTGTTACCGCATTTGCGGGATGTAACCCAACAACAGCTTATTGTTGAACATACCAACTGGTTCACTATCTACCGCCTGCATCACCGCATGGCCGATAAATTCAGAGAGCAGCGCTGCTTTTTAATTGGCGATGCCGCGCATATCCACTCGCCGGTTGGCGGGCAGGGGATGAATACCGGCTTGCAGGATGCCTATAACCTGGCCTGGAAACTGGCAGGTGTGGTTAATAACCAGCTTAAGGTATCGGTGTTAGATAGCTACGCGCAGGAAAGGATGCCTGTTGCAAAAGAATTGCTCAATACTACCGACCGCATTTTTAAAATGATCCTGTCGCGCAATTGGTTCATTAACTTACTAAAGAAATATTTGCTGCCTGTTGTTTTAAAATGGGCATGGGGGAAACCCAACCTTCGCGAAGCTTTTTTTAAACGGGTATCGCAAACCGGCATATCCTATCGCGACAGCACCATAAACCTTAACTTAAGCCCTGCCAGCCAGATCAAAGCAGGCGACAGGCTGCCTTATCTCAAAGTATTCGACGAAAAACGGGAGGTGGAAACCGATCTGCATGAATGGTGCAGTAAACCGGGTTTTACGCTCATCTGTTTAGGCAAGCTCAAAGAACTGGACCTGTTTACTATCGCCAAATGGATCACCCAAAACTACGGCGCCAATCTCAACTTTTTTTACCTGCCGCCATCAGTAAAAAATCAACATATTTTCGACGCCTTCGACATCAAAGCAAACCAAAAGAAGGCGCTTATCATCCGCCCGGATATGCATATCGGTTTTTTAAATGACGTAGTGGATATTGATATGATGGATAATCATTTGCTGAATGTGGTGGGGGTGAAGCCGATCATAGTACATGGTTCATAG
- a CDS encoding FKBP-type peptidyl-prolyl cis-trans isomerase gives MKKYILLLSAVIITLMISCDNSAKLNRAKQAKTDDSLIHVYLKANPQIKVQKHPSGIYYQVLSEGKGRNPNENSLVTVNYTAALLNDMVVDKASGFSSSLDRLIKGWQIGIPLVKAGGTVLLIVPSGLAYGANGVGRIPENSVLVFTVDLTEFN, from the coding sequence ATGAAAAAATACATTTTATTGCTAAGCGCGGTTATTATTACACTGATGATATCATGTGATAACTCAGCGAAATTAAACCGGGCTAAACAAGCCAAAACAGATGATTCGCTGATCCACGTTTACCTGAAGGCCAACCCCCAGATCAAAGTGCAGAAACACCCTTCCGGTATTTATTACCAGGTTTTATCCGAAGGCAAGGGGAGGAACCCTAACGAAAATTCGTTGGTCACTGTAAATTATACCGCAGCGCTGTTAAATGATATGGTAGTTGATAAAGCGAGCGGTTTTTCAAGCTCATTAGACCGTTTGATTAAAGGCTGGCAAATAGGCATCCCGTTAGTAAAAGCGGGCGGCACCGTATTGCTCATTGTACCCTCGGGCCTTGCCTATGGTGCCAATGGCGTAGGCCGCATCCCCGAAAATTCGGTATTGGTGTTCACTGTCGATTTAACAGAATTTAACTAA
- the aspS gene encoding aspartate--tRNA ligase: protein MLRTHTCGELNISHLGQTVTLCGWVQKSRDLGGTTFIDVRDRYGLTQLIFNTDTDATLREKSRGLGREFVIKVTGDVIERASKNTKIPTGEIEIAVTNIEVLNAAKLPPFLIEDETDGGEELRAKYRYLDLRRNPIRNNLVLRHKMAQEVRKYLDKLDFIEVETPVLIKSTPEGARDFVVPSRMNAGEFYALPQSPQTFKQLLMVSGFDRYFQIVKCFRDEDLRADRQPEFTQIDCELSFVSQEDILNIFEGLTRHLFKTVKGIDLVELPRMLYSDAMRLYGSDKPDLRFGMEFVELNDIVKGKGFSIFDNAELVVGINAKGCAGYTRKQVDELTEWLKRPQIGVTGMIYCRYNEDGTLKSSVDKFYSEDELTNWAAAFNAEKGDLMLILAGGADKVRKQLNELRLEMGTRLSLRDKNTFAPLWVVDFPLLEWDEESGRYHAMHHPFTSPKPEDIALLDTEPGAVRANAYDLVINGTEIGGGSIRIHDRGLQSLMFKHLGFSPEEAQKQFGFLMDAFEYGAPPHGGIAFGFDRLASIFAGLDSIRDVIAFPKNNSGRDVMIDSPSTIAEAQMTELKIKTTV, encoded by the coding sequence ATGCTTAGAACTCATACCTGCGGCGAATTAAATATCAGCCATTTAGGCCAAACCGTTACTTTATGCGGTTGGGTACAAAAATCGCGCGATTTGGGCGGTACCACTTTTATCGATGTGCGCGACCGTTATGGTTTAACCCAATTGATATTTAACACAGATACAGATGCTACCCTGCGCGAAAAAAGCCGCGGGCTTGGTCGTGAGTTTGTGATCAAAGTTACCGGTGATGTAATTGAACGTGCCAGCAAGAATACCAAAATCCCAACCGGCGAAATTGAAATCGCTGTTACTAATATTGAAGTGCTTAATGCGGCCAAGCTGCCGCCCTTCCTGATTGAGGACGAAACCGATGGCGGCGAGGAACTGCGTGCCAAATATCGCTACCTCGATCTTCGCCGTAACCCTATCCGCAACAACCTGGTGCTTCGTCATAAGATGGCGCAGGAAGTGCGTAAATATTTAGATAAGCTTGATTTTATCGAGGTAGAAACCCCGGTACTGATCAAATCGACCCCAGAAGGCGCGCGTGACTTTGTGGTGCCAAGCCGCATGAACGCAGGTGAATTTTACGCCCTCCCGCAATCGCCCCAAACTTTTAAACAGTTATTGATGGTGAGCGGTTTTGACCGTTATTTCCAGATAGTAAAATGTTTCAGGGACGAAGATTTACGTGCCGATCGCCAGCCTGAATTTACGCAGATTGATTGTGAGCTTTCGTTTGTAAGCCAGGAAGATATCCTCAATATTTTTGAAGGCCTTACCCGTCACCTGTTCAAAACTGTAAAAGGTATTGATTTGGTTGAACTGCCGCGCATGTTGTATTCAGATGCTATGCGTTTATACGGATCAGACAAACCCGACCTGCGTTTTGGGATGGAGTTTGTTGAGCTGAATGATATTGTTAAAGGCAAAGGATTTAGCATTTTTGACAATGCAGAACTGGTTGTTGGCATCAACGCCAAAGGTTGCGCAGGTTATACCCGTAAACAGGTTGATGAGCTTACCGAGTGGTTAAAACGCCCGCAAATTGGTGTAACCGGCATGATCTATTGCCGCTACAATGAGGATGGCACCCTGAAGTCATCGGTTGATAAATTTTATAGTGAAGACGAGTTAACCAACTGGGCTGCTGCTTTCAATGCCGAAAAAGGCGATTTAATGCTGATCCTGGCCGGTGGCGCTGATAAAGTGCGTAAACAACTGAACGAACTACGTTTAGAAATGGGTACCCGTTTAAGCCTGCGCGATAAAAATACTTTTGCGCCGCTATGGGTTGTTGACTTCCCGTTGCTGGAGTGGGACGAAGAAAGTGGCCGTTATCATGCTATGCACCATCCGTTCACCTCGCCAAAACCCGAAGACATTGCCCTGTTGGATACCGAACCGGGAGCTGTACGTGCCAATGCTTATGATTTGGTGATCAACGGTACCGAAATTGGTGGTGGCTCTATCCGGATCCACGACCGCGGCTTGCAATCATTGATGTTCAAGCACCTTGGTTTCTCGCCGGAGGAAGCACAAAAACAGTTTGGCTTTTTGATGGATGCTTTTGAATATGGAGCACCTCCGCATGGTGGTATCGCATTTGGTTTCGATCGCTTGGCATCGATATTTGCAGGTTTGGATTCAATTCGCGATGTGATCGCATTTCCTAAAAATAATTCGGGCCGCGATGTGATGATCGATTCACCATCAACCATTGCCGAAGCACAAATGACCGAGCTAAAAATAAAAACAACGGTTTAA
- a CDS encoding FKBP-type peptidyl-prolyl cis-trans isomerase has translation MKKFLLFVFAPLVILSSCSKDKFDASKQAATDDAAIKAYIGTDTAFHATADGSGVYYKIVTQGTGANPTIKSTVKVTYTGKLLDGTTFDSGTINQSLQGLIKGWQSGLPYVKTGGRIILVIPSREGYGNSAAGSIPANSVLVFTIDLLSFS, from the coding sequence ATGAAGAAATTTCTATTATTCGTATTCGCCCCATTGGTGATCCTCTCCTCGTGCTCAAAAGACAAATTCGATGCTTCAAAACAGGCAGCCACGGATGATGCCGCTATCAAAGCTTATATTGGTACTGATACTGCTTTTCATGCTACAGCTGATGGCTCTGGTGTTTATTACAAGATAGTAACCCAGGGAACAGGTGCAAATCCAACCATTAAATCGACCGTTAAAGTAACCTATACCGGCAAACTATTGGATGGAACTACGTTTGACTCGGGCACCATTAACCAAAGCCTGCAGGGGCTTATCAAAGGCTGGCAATCGGGCCTGCCGTATGTAAAAACTGGCGGTCGAATTATTTTAGTGATCCCTTCAAGAGAAGGCTACGGCAACAGTGCAGCCGGAAGCATCCCCGCAAATTCGGTTTTGGTATTTACAATTGATCTGCTTAGTTTTAGTTGA
- a CDS encoding T9SS type B sorting domain-containing protein, whose translation MEAKKLLPLISFFLILSVRKTNAQSLGDPVVSITFGSGSSTHSGALPADSGSTSYTYSSANFPSDGSYTIENTTAGAGNVWWSATDHTGNTGGYMMVVNASVSKTDYFYKRTITGLCSNTTYQFSAWVVNLLRSNDISPPNITFAIEKTDGTIIQSFNTGTIARTSSNYQWVQESFNFTLPAGVGDVVIKMINNSAGGAPANDLAIDDIVFRPYGPVIEASFNNSSSTITASACSDVPQTYTLSTTIPSGYTVLWQYKNGNGAWTDLTGANSTSSSYQITSPSVAGTYYYRAVTAQAGNINSALCRSASNVLTLTVGAPPQSTATANTPVCAGTTLTLSASTGVSYQWTGPNGFTSAIQNPTINNVTAAAAGTYHVTVKSSSNCEVVVPVTVVVNAQPVAAVDAVEPICEGNSVTLNASGGSTYSWLPATGLSDANIANPVASPTDNTLYTVTVSNGTCTSTATVQVDVIKKPVANAGPDRYITQGQSTTLNASTKGTNVSYYWTPTDNLSSSLELTPTASPMEDITYTLHVVSNSGCGDEATDQVFVRVYKKVVIPNTFTPNGDGVNDTWAIEALNTYPTSTTQVFNRYGGLVFKSTGYPEAWDGRSNGQGIPSGTYYYVIDLKNGNVMSGWVMVVR comes from the coding sequence TTGGAAGCAAAAAAGTTACTCCCCCTAATCAGCTTTTTTCTCATTTTATCAGTTCGAAAAACAAATGCGCAAAGCCTTGGCGACCCTGTGGTGAGCATCACCTTTGGCTCGGGCAGTTCAACACATTCGGGTGCCTTGCCTGCCGATTCGGGCTCAACCAGTTACACGTATAGCAGTGCCAATTTCCCCAGCGACGGCTCTTATACCATTGAAAATACTACCGCGGGTGCAGGCAATGTCTGGTGGTCGGCCACAGACCATACAGGCAATACAGGCGGCTATATGATGGTGGTAAATGCCAGCGTATCCAAAACCGATTATTTTTATAAGCGCACCATTACCGGTTTGTGTTCCAATACCACCTACCAGTTTTCGGCCTGGGTGGTGAATTTGTTAAGAAGCAATGATATCAGCCCGCCAAATATCACTTTCGCTATCGAAAAAACCGACGGAACAATTATTCAAAGCTTTAATACCGGCACCATTGCCCGCACCAGCAGCAATTATCAATGGGTACAGGAGTCGTTTAATTTTACGCTGCCGGCAGGCGTTGGCGATGTGGTGATCAAGATGATCAACAACAGCGCCGGCGGTGCCCCTGCCAATGACCTTGCCATTGATGATATTGTTTTCAGACCTTATGGCCCGGTTATAGAGGCCAGTTTCAACAATTCAAGCTCAACCATCACAGCATCGGCCTGTTCGGATGTTCCGCAAACCTATACACTCAGTACGACCATCCCCAGTGGCTATACCGTTTTATGGCAATACAAAAACGGGAATGGTGCCTGGACGGATCTTACCGGAGCAAACAGCACCAGTTCAAGTTACCAGATAACATCGCCATCAGTGGCTGGTACTTATTACTACCGGGCAGTAACGGCGCAGGCAGGTAACATCAATTCGGCACTTTGCCGGTCGGCATCAAATGTGCTTACACTTACGGTTGGCGCACCACCTCAATCAACGGCAACAGCCAATACACCGGTTTGCGCGGGTACAACATTGACGTTAAGTGCATCAACCGGGGTGAGTTATCAATGGACAGGGCCAAATGGCTTTACATCAGCCATTCAAAACCCAACAATCAATAATGTGACCGCTGCTGCTGCAGGAACGTATCATGTTACGGTTAAATCATCCTCTAACTGCGAGGTTGTGGTACCAGTGACGGTTGTAGTAAATGCCCAACCTGTTGCGGCTGTTGATGCGGTTGAGCCAATTTGCGAGGGCAATTCGGTTACGTTAAATGCCAGCGGCGGCTCAACTTACTCATGGTTGCCGGCAACGGGCCTTTCGGATGCTAACATCGCTAACCCGGTTGCCAGCCCAACGGACAATACACTTTATACCGTAACAGTAAGCAACGGCACGTGTACCTCAACAGCCACAGTACAGGTAGATGTTATAAAAAAGCCTGTGGCCAATGCCGGGCCCGACAGGTACATTACCCAGGGTCAGTCGACCACACTTAACGCCAGTACCAAAGGAACCAACGTAAGCTATTACTGGACCCCGACCGATAACCTGAGCAGTAGCCTTGAACTTACGCCTACTGCTTCGCCAATGGAAGATATCACCTACACCCTGCATGTGGTATCAAACTCAGGCTGCGGCGATGAAGCAACCGACCAGGTATTTGTGCGTGTTTATAAAAAAGTAGTTATCCCCAATACTTTTACACCCAACGGTGACGGGGTTAATGATACCTGGGCGATAGAAGCGCTGAATACTTACCCAACCTCGACAACGCAGGTATTTAACCGCTACGGCGGACTGGTGTTTAAAAGCACAGGCTATCCTGAAGCCTGGGATGGCAGATCTAACGGCCAGGGTATCCCGTCAGGAACATATTATTATGTGATAGATTTAAAGAATGGGAATGTAATGAGCGGCTGGGTGATGGTGGTTCGTTAG